TTTCGTATTGGGCTGGGCATCTTCAAAGCGATGTAACGTCACTGACTTCGCCGTTGGTGCCCACACTTTTAAGGTAGGAGTGCCTTGATTATAAATCACTCCTAATTCACCGGAGTAACTGTAGAGTTCATCGATTACGCCCTGCAATTGAACGCCTGTGGCATCAATCAATTTGCCATTTTCGTCATAAGCTGCGATCGCGGTTTCACTTTTGACAATGGCGGGAATCAAAGGCTTGGCAGCACGAGGAACCTGTAAATCATGATAACCGTCAATATTAGGAAATTTGTAACTGGTATCCCAACTCAGGGTATCTCCATTCCTTAAGTTAATGCCATCGCCACTACGAACGGGCACCAGCAAATTTCCATTGGGAGCGTAATGCAGTTCATATGTGGTTCCCTGGTCTTGATTCCAAGCAATATTTTCCTGATCGATCCACATTGCTTTTCTTTGTTCAGGGACATTAGGAACAGGACTCACCGTGAGACGACCATTGCCGCCGCTTTGCCAGCGAACCGCTGAGGTTTCCTGTTGAACACAGCGGGTCGTGTATTCATACAAGCCTGTGTCCGGAGCAATAGCACCACGATATTCATCATTATTATTGGCATCCCCAATGTAGGACATGGGCGTAGTCATGACATTTTGCCAGGGTCCGCCAAAGACTTCGACTTCTCCCCAATAGAGCGTACAAGTAATGTCATCTCCGCGACCATACGCATCAGTCACCCCTTTTTTATAGACTTGGGTGTAAACGCTAAATGATTCTCCGGTGGGGAGGATAATATTGGAACTTCCCGAGGGGAACATATTTCCCACCCAATTTAAAGGAGAGTTGGAGTCCGCACAAGCCGGCTGACTCCAACTGAGAAAGAAACAGAGAAGGGGGAATAAAATCAGTCTTTTCCAGGATTTCCCCCGGGGGGAATGTCCCCCCAGACTTGCCATTGGCAACGTTTTAGTCATATCTACGGACGGTACGTTTGATAGAAGTAGTAGTCATCGGAACGCGGCCGCTCAATAGAGGGTGCAGCAGGAGTTTCTCCTGTGGGTTCGGGTTGATAGCCATCGGCTTGGACTAACCCCACCACTCCATAAGCGTCCAAAGAAAACTCTACCTCATGATCTTGCGCTTGGGTATAGGTTGGATTTTTTCCGTCTCCGCCATACATCGCGCGATCGCTGTCGAGAGCAATCTCAAACTTCGCATCCTCGGGGTATACAGGAATTTTATAATTGTCAATCGCGTTATCCCCTAAATTGGTTACTGCGTACACTCGTTGTCCGGTTTCAAAATCAATGCGCTCAAAGACAATCACTTTATTATCATGATCGATCCAGTGCAACATATTGCGGTGCATATTATAAGGCGCAAACGCCGGTTGCGCGCGGAAGAAGCGTTTCATATCGCCTTGGAACTGCACCATTTCTGTCACTTCGTCGTTTGTCAGTTGAGACCAATCAATGGGTGCATTACTGTTTAAGTTCCCGTCTTGCATTGTCCACAATTGGAACATATCCAAGTAGTAAGAACTGGCAAACATCGTTAACGCTGACCAAGAGCGAATTTTTTGGTTATGATGACCGCCATCAATGGCATCGGCTAAGTAGCGACCGCGGGCTTGGAAGGGATTACCGGGGTTGGCAAATTCATCATGGTTCCCTGGATAATACAACATCGCCAGGGGCCAATCTTGGGAGAGCATATAGTCTAGCTTCCAGGTATCGATTTCCTCGGTATATTTCAAGAGGTTTTCCGTGAACCAGAGGTAAAAGCGATCGCTGTAAGTGGTGAGTAAACCAGCACCACCCGCATCCCGGGCGCGATTGAGATAAGGATCGCCAAAGTAACCTTCGCCAATCACGACCGATTGCGGACGATAGGTATCAACCGCTGCGGTTAACTCTTTGAGAAATTCCCGACCATAAGGTTGGGCATCAATCCCATTCACATTATCAATCCGTAACCCATCAAAGCCATAATCAATCAAATTCACTAAACCGGCATCAATCAAGTTTTTCCGAACTTCGGGGGTATAGTTAAAGCGACGAGTTCCCCATTCAGTCCAATCGCCAGCATAAAGTTCACTGCCATCTTGGGCTTGGTATTGAGAAAAGCCAACTGGCGCAAACTCCCGAGGCGGATTATTCCCGCGCGGAGAATAGTGACTGTAAACCACATCTAACAAGACCGCCACATCCGTATCGTGGAAGGCATTAATCATCTGACGCAGTTCATCGGGGCTACCAAAGTCCGCGTGCTTGCCGTACATACTGATGGTTTGATAGCTATAGCGCCAATCGGGAAGATATTCCGCACCCGGTTCCCAGAAATCGACATGAGTATCAAGGGGCATAAACTCAACGGTGTTGTAGCCCAATTTTGCCATTGCTTCAGGTAAACCGCACTCGCGAACAAAATTGTATAAGCGGGGAATATGATCTTCTCCCGTATCGCCATAAAAACTGGACTTCGGATTTTGACATTGCCATTTCAACGCCATCGAAAGCACATCCGTTTCCGCAATGGTTAATTGTTTACCCCGTAAATCGAGCGGAGACCCCTCTGCTTTGGTTTGCGGATCCGGTTTCCAGAAAACAGAATTGAGTTCGTCGCTTCGTTCCCCGTTATAAAAGCGTTCATTAAAGCCTGGGGTTGAGAGTAAAGTAGCCCCTAAATCAACCCGATGCTCACCATCTTGATCCACTAGACGATATTGTTGTTTATGGTAATCGCCTGGGGGAAGCGTAACAGCATGGATATGAGGATTTTCCGGCAAGGGTTGTAATTGATAATCTGCCAAGCTAGCGACGTTGCCCCAGTTATTGAAATCGCCAATGACGTGCAAACGTTCATAATCGTTACCAACCAGTACCCGTAGGGTAAGTGAACCGTCATCATGGAAACGCGTTCCCACTTGCGGTTGAAAGGTATCGCGCTGGGGTTCCCGTTCTAACTTCTCCACCGATGCCAGACGCAGGGATTCAACGTCTGGACTGACAACGGGCTTTTTCTTCATGGGGGCAAAGTCGTCAATTTCTTTCGCCGACAGACGCGTTAAATTATTAATATCTTTAATGCCGAGGTAGCGTAACTGAGAATAGGTGGGTTCAGTGACCAATTCCCCTTCCGCGATCGCCTCTTTTTCGGTTTGGCCGCCTTGCACGTTGATAATCAACTGTTGCAACGCTTCCATTACGCGCATAATCCCTTGTTTGAGACTGCTTAAAACCCCTGACAATAAAGAATTAGAGTGATCGCCACTGAGAGCTAATTGCAGCGATCGCGCTGCTGTTGCTGCAACATTTTCATTGTCCTCTTGCGAAGACCAGTTGAAATTTACCTGCGTTGTAGAATTAGGTTGTTGCTCATTCGATGACACCTGAAGAATTAACTTAACTTCTTCATCACTAAAGTCTCTAGCCAACTCCGGTGTCGGTGAAACAACATTTAATTGGTAAGCTAGCCAAAGTGAAATAAAATCCATATATTATATCTTTTGTAGTTTGTGTAACAGAAACAAATATTTAGCAGTTAAGGAGCAAATCCTCACGAATAACGAACTAGCTGAGGAAGATTTGCGCAAATTAAATTTATTATACTTAACATACCGTTAATAACCAAAATATTAACTTAATAAAAATTGCTTAACGATAAGACAATGCAAACTAAAGCAAATTTTCTATTATCAAAATTTATGAAAAATGATACCTCTGCGGTTGATCCCCAAGAGTGGGATGCGGGTTATAGAACCCAATTTCTCTCTCAGATCACGGCAGTGTTTGCCAATGGGACGGTTAACCTGCGACTAGTGGTTTATTTACCGCGAGGAGAGCACAATCCAGAGGTATTTGCAGTGGAAGTCAAGGCAACGCAACATTGGCAACCTTTGCATCCCCCCGATCACGAACATCCCTATTGGTGGTTAGAATTAGAAGGCATTGCGGAAGGGACACAATTGCAATTTCGCTATCAAAAATCAGGAGAAAACTGGCAAACCCTTGCTCCCTTGAGCGATCTTGCCAGTCGCCATGAGAAAATTTATGTTCCAGCCTTACGCCACAACTGGCAACATGATCCCCCAGCCATTGCTCAGGGTCGCGTTTTAATGGAAACTACCCTGGAAGGGTTACTCGCAGGGTATAAAGCGGGAAAATATGCCCCGAATAATAAAAAAGAAGATCTCGCCAATGAATCTCTTGCCAAACGGATTCTTAAAACGGATATTCCCGGTAGTTTAGGCGAACTGGGGATTGATGAAATTATGGTTCCAGTGGGGGCATCAGTTGCAGATCGCAGTCATCTCAATCCCAAATATAACTACCTCACCTACAACTTTGTTGATTTAGATTGGCAAATTGGTACCCCCCAAGAATTTAAGCAGCTAGTCGATACCTTCTACGGTGAGCAAATCCACATTATCCCTGATTTAATCTTTGCTCATCAAGTCCGGAAGCCCTTTCCCGGCTCGATGGATCAAGTAGAAGGATTAGATACCGGATTCGTGGATCATGATGCGTATTTGTTCCGGGACTACGGGACTTGGATGCTGAATCTTGCGATTCCTGAAATTCGGCAGATGCTCATCGAGAAGATTGTGAGCTTCATTAAAAAATATCGCCTGAAAGTGATTCGGATTGATTACATTGATGGTCTGATTCTGCAATATTGCCAGCGCGACCATAATTATGCCGAGGACTTTTTGCGGGAATTAAAAGCAGAAATGAGACACGCGTGCCCGGAAGTGATCATGTTGGGTGAAACGTTTGAAGTCTCTCAAAATGAAGTGGTGCAAGACTTTATTGATGTTTTTTATGCGCCGATGGGCTTTTCCATTGTCGAGGAATTGTATAAACCAGTCGGGAAACGGGAACATCATTTGGCTCCCAATATCGGCTTAATTGCCGATCATGTGCGAAATGTGGTGCAATCGCAACGTCCAGAAGCGGTTTATGCTCAACTGCATGATGAAACGTGGTATTGTCCCCATATTATGGCCGGTCGTCCTCATGTCAATTGGGCGTATGGGGGTCATCCAGCGCAATTGGCAAAAAATCAAGGGAATGAGTTAGTCGAAATGGGAGCTTTAGATGCCCATCATTTACTTGATTATGTCCGGCGCACAGTGCGTAATGCGGAAACGCTGACGATGTTTATTGCGAAGTCGCGTTATATGTTTACGCCTGGGGTGGATGCCCTGAGTTTAGGGGCTTTGGATGATGAAAATCAGTGGAAAGTGCAATGGGAAGGGGCTTCGATCACGCAACTAGAAACCTGGCAAGCAACGGGATTATCCAGTCGCGCTATCTATCATTTCCACGAGCAACACCGCAACGATATGATCCAGTTACGGAATATTTTCCGTCGCTACACCAAACTGAATGTGAATACCGGTGAATCCCTTGTCTTCCCAGAACTGAATCATTGTAACGGGATGGCATCTCTGATTAGTATCTTCCGCCGTAGCCATTACCGTAAAGATGATTCCCTGCTCATTGTTTTTAATCTCGGCACCCAAACCTTTGAAGGGGAACACACTTATGAGTTGCCAATTCCTGAAGGCTTTAGCGGTCGCTGGGAAGTTTTATTTGATGGTGAAGCATTGAGCCCGGTCGCGCAACCTCATTTAGGAGAGTTCCAAACCAGTGCTGCTTACTCACCAGGAACTCTAATTAATACCACTCAAGGCGAATATTCTAATGTCGCGCAAGTGATTCCGGTAAAAATTGGTGCCAGAAGCATTGTTGTTCTCAAGTATCGGGAAGATTAGAATTCCAAAATAAATGTAGGGGGACAATCGCTCACCCCTACTCCCAGTTATTTAGTATCGATGATCAATCAGTCGTAGTCGGCTTAGCTATAGGAAGCACCACTCCGGTCATAGGAAGCACGAAAGCTGGGATGGGGTTTCCCTTGAATATGACCCCAATATTTTGCGCTATCCACATCCATGCCGATTTCTGATGCCGCTCGTCCTAACATCGATTGTTGACGATTTTTAATCATCCTATGGTGACGCATCATAAGAGCGCGAGCTTGTTGTTCTGCAGACATGGTAAACCTCCTTTAAATTCGTTTAATTAGCGAATGAAATGTAATGTATTTTTTGTTCTTCAATCACTATAACACAGAATTCTGTATCCAATGTTACGAAAATGCCCTGAACAATATAAAGATTTGTTAAAAATGACCCATTCATGAAGATTAAGAATCAGTAGGATGCAATCTGAGACTTGTTTTGACCGGATTGTACTGGAGAAAAACACTTAGAGATAACACTCGACTCAAATTTTGTTGCCTACTCTGACCGTTGCTCAGATTGGTATGCTAAATACACTGTAGATTAAGGAAAGTTAAAGCATTATTGTGACAACGACATCCAATCAAACGGCACAGACTCCGCTCTATGATTTAATTGTCCAGCAACAAGCTCGCATGACCGAGTTTGCTGGCTGGGAAATGCCCGTTCAGTTTTCCGGGTTAAAGCCAGAACACACCGCGGTTCGTGAAGCCGTCGGAATGTTTGATATTTCCCACATGGGTCGGTTTTTACTCTCAGGGGAAAACCTCAGAGAACAACTCCAATTTCTGGTTCCCTCTGATCTGTCTCGGTTAAGGGCTGGCGAATCCCAATACACTGTCTTACTTAATCCTCAAGGCGGGATTATTGACGACTTTATCTTTTATTACCAAGGCAGCGATCGCGCCGTTGCCATTGTCAATGCTGCGACCAAAGAGAAAGATAAAACCTGGCTACTCGAACAACTCAAGGATACTTCGGTGCAACTGAATGATATCTCTCAAGAGCAGATTCTACTGGCGGTACAGGGACCCAAAGCACTTGCTACTCTTGATCCCCTGGTAAAAGGAGAGATTACCTCCCTCAAAGCCTTTGGTCACACAGAAGTGTCAATTTTTGGAGAAACGGCATTTGTGTCTCGCACCGGCTATACCGGTGAAGATGGGGTAGAAATGATGCTTCCCATTGCTGCTGGGCGCAAACTATGGACCACTTTACTGGAAAAAGGCGTTACCCCTTGTGGTTTAGGCGCACGGGATACCTTACGATTAGAAGCAGCGTTATCCCTCTATAGTCAAGACATTGATGACACCACCACTCCTTTAGAAGCCGGACTAGGTTGGTTAGTTCATCTGGGGAGTAAAGGGGAGTTTATGGGGCGAGAGGTTCTTGCCAAGCAAAAAGCGGAAGGAGTTAACCGACGCTTAGTGGGGCTAGAAATGCAAGGACGAGGCATTGCTCGCCATGATTATCCGATTTTATGTGAAGGGAAGGAAGTGGGAATCGTCACCAGTGGTACCTTGTCACCGACGCTCGGTAAAGCCATTGCTCTCGGTTATGTCCCGAAATCTCTCGCCAAAGTCGGACAACCCTTAGAAGTAGCCATTCGCGGCAAAAAATACCCTGCCCAAGTCGTGAAAAAACCGTTCTATCGGAGTAATAATCCCCCACCGAAGGGATAATTAAAAGTTAGCTTTCTCGGCAGAAGAGAGGGCGAGAAATTGGTACATTACTGCAATTTGTGCCGGATCAGGATGGGCATTCGCATGTCTGTCCTGAACATGCGCGATCGCATCGGCTAAAGAAATTCCTTTTATCGTAGCAATATAGGCAGCGCAAACCGAAGGAGAGCGCCCCACTCCCGCTAAACAGTGAACATAAGTCACATGATTTTTTTGTTGCCACCGCAATAAAATCGCACAGGCTTGTTGGAAATGTTTGATGTCTGGAATTCCTCCCTTTGCCCCATCTGGGATCGGCACATTTTTCCAAACAAATTGATTATGAATTGCTTGCGGAATTTTCACTTCTCTAGGCATTGTTAAAGATAAGACAGAAGTGATCCCAATTCGCCTCAGGTAAGCAATAGCATAATCTGATTGAGGGAGCGAACCAACAGCCAGCCGATCAGGAATAATCCAAGAAAACCAATTAGACATTAGCATCAGTTTGGGTCTAACCACATTATGTTTTAGGATAGCAAGAATAAGCAGAAACCGTTATTCTTCTTGTTAACTCTGATAATCAACGAGAAATAATGATTGAACCTTTAACCCATTGCCCGTTTTATGATGTTTAGGAACATTACTTCCCACACCAGACGGGGTTGAACATAGTTTAAAAGTAGTTTGCGAGTGCTTTCTAATTGCTCTAATCTGGAGCGTATCGTCAAGGGAGAGGTTCCTTGGAGAGCATTGTTCCAATACCATTGTTGAAGATACTGAACCAGCCAGATTTGTGTTTTGAAATCAAGGGTTTGTGCAATCTCTTTTGCTAGAGTGAGAGCAAGTTGAATCTGTGCTAGGGAAGCGTTTTCTTGATGATTAAGGAGAGTTTTGAGTTGTTCTAAGAGCCTTGAAGGAAGGCTGTTTAAGTGTTCGGTTGCGATCATGGCTTCCCCTGGACTTCCTTGCGCGATCGCGAGAATGGTGTCTTGTTCAACAATGTCATGATAATTCGTTTGGACTAACACTTGTTTCAGTTCCGCTTTCGCCAGACGAGAAAAAGGAATCCGTTGACAACGGGAAACTAAGGTGGGTAGCAAAGCATCTGCACTGGGGGCAATTAAAATAATCGTTGCTTGTCCTGGTTCTTCCAAGGTTTTCAGCAAGGCATTTGCTGCAGCTTCCGCCATAGTTTGTGCTTCATTAATAATTACAACTGCGCGCGACGCTTCAAGAGGTGGACGCGATAGAAATTGAGCAATTTCGCGAATTTGTTCGACCCGGATTTGCGGCGGGGCTTTCCGTTTCAATCCTTCTGCTTTGGCTTGGGCTTCTGTCAGGAGTTTCCCTTGTTGGAGATAAGTCGGTTCAACCAAGAGTAAATCAGGGTGATTTTGCTGGTTGACTTTACGGCGAACTAAAGATTCTGCTTGTTTTCCCGTTAGGATTAACGTGCTAAACTCAAGAGCAGCCAAATAGCGTCCCACCCCTTCAGGACCGCTAAATAAATACGCTGGGGCAATCCGTTGACAGGAAATCGCACGGGTTAATAATTCCACTGCTTGCTCTTGGCCAATTAAGTGAGAAAATGTCATGAGAGTGAACAGTGATCGGTTCGATGTTTTGAATGTATCGGAAGGAGAACATTTTCACAACTAAGCCAGCGAAGCTTGAGATTCCCTTAAAGAGAAATTGCTGATGGAATTGAGTGTAAAGAGATGGATGTTATTGAGACTAAAATTCCAGATATTTTAATAATTAAACCAAAGGTATTTGGTGATGAGCGCGGCTTTTTTCTAGAAAGCTTCAATCAAAAAAAGTTTCAGGAAAAAACTGGAATGAATACGCATTTTGTCCAAGATAATCACTCCCGTTCTCAACAAAATGTCTTGCGAGGACTCCATTATCAAATTAAGCAACCACAAGGGAAATTAGTACGAGTAATTATCGGTGAAATTTTAGATGTTGCAGTTGATATTCGTCGCCACTCTCCTACTTTTGGGGAATGGGTCAGTTGCCGTTTAAGTGCTAGTAATAAACAACAATTATGGGTGCCGGGTGGCTTTGCCCACGGCTTTTATGTCTTATCTGAAGTTGCTGAAGTTTTATATAAAACCACTGATTACTATGCGCCAGAACAGGAAAGATGTATTATTTGGAATGATCCCGAGCTGAAAATTAATTGGGAAAATCCCACAGAACCCATTTTGTCCGCGAAAGACCAAGCTGGACAATACCTAAAAGAGGCAGACCTCTATGACTAAAATTCTCTTAACTGGAAAAAACGGGCAATTGGGTCAAGAGTTGGAACTCTTACTCACTCAAATTGGCGAAGTAATTGCTTTGGGAAAAGAAGAACTCGACTTAAGCAACGGCAACCAAATTCGAGACTGTATTGATCATTATCAACCGGATTTAATTGTGAATGCGGGGGCTTATACATCTGTTGATCAAGCAGAAACCGAATCAGAAATCGCTTATGCCATTAACGCTGATGCACCGGCAATCTTAGCAGAAAGTGCAGAAAAAATTGGCGTCAGACTCCTTCATCTTTCCACAGATTATGTCTTTGACGGTCAAAAACATAAACCTTATACAGAAACCGATGAACCGAATCCTCTCGGCGTTTATGGTCAATCAAAACTGGCTGGAGAACAGGGGGTTCAAAAAAATTGTAGTAATTATATTATTTTGCGGACGGCTTGGGTTTATGGGGCATATGGAAATGGGAACTTTGTGAAAACAATGTTGCGTCTAGGAAAAGAAAGAGAAGAATTAAAAGTCGTTTCCGATCAAATTGGGACGCCAACTTGGACGAATGATATTGCAAAAGCCATCGTCGGATTAATAATGAAGTTACCAACTTCTCCCCTGCAAGAAATTTATCACTTTACCAATAGTGGTGTCGCGAGTTGGTATGATTTTGCCATTGCAATTTTTGAGGAAGCAAAAGTTTTACATTTTCCCTTAAAGGTCCATCGTGTTTCTCCCATTACTACTCTTGAATATCCAACACCAGCCAAACGTCCTGCATACTCCGTTTTATCCGGAGAAAAAATTAGTCAAATTTTAGGAGCACGTCCACCCCAGTGGCGCATTAGTCTTAGAGAAATGTTAACCCAACTGTCGATTCAAAAATGAAAGCATTAATTCTTTCGGGCGGTAAAGGAACCCGACTGCGCCCTCTTACCTATACCGGGGCAAAACAACTGGTTCCTGTTGCTAATAAACCCATTTTATGGTACGGAATAGAGGCAATTGTTCAAGCGGGAATTACTGATATTGGCATTATTATTAGCCCGGAAACCGGTCAAGAAATTAAAGAAAAAACGGGCGATGGCAGTCAGTTTGGGGCAACAATTACTTACATTACTCAAAATAAACCGGCCGGGTTAGCCCATGCGGTGAAGATTGCTCAACCATTTTTAGGGGATTCACCTTTTATCATGTATTTGGGGGATAATTTAGTTGAGGCAGATTTAACAACTTTTTTAAACGAGTTTAAACAAAAAGACCAAGATTCTT
This DNA window, taken from Cyanobacteria bacterium GSL.Bin1, encodes the following:
- the rfbC gene encoding dTDP-4-dehydrorhamnose 3,5-epimerase; translation: MDVIETKIPDILIIKPKVFGDERGFFLESFNQKKFQEKTGMNTHFVQDNHSRSQQNVLRGLHYQIKQPQGKLVRVIIGEILDVAVDIRRHSPTFGEWVSCRLSASNKQQLWVPGGFAHGFYVLSEVAEVLYKTTDYYAPEQERCIIWNDPELKINWENPTEPILSAKDQAGQYLKEADLYD
- the rfbD gene encoding dTDP-4-dehydrorhamnose reductase, which translates into the protein MTKILLTGKNGQLGQELELLLTQIGEVIALGKEELDLSNGNQIRDCIDHYQPDLIVNAGAYTSVDQAETESEIAYAINADAPAILAESAEKIGVRLLHLSTDYVFDGQKHKPYTETDEPNPLGVYGQSKLAGEQGVQKNCSNYIILRTAWVYGAYGNGNFVKTMLRLGKEREELKVVSDQIGTPTWTNDIAKAIVGLIMKLPTSPLQEIYHFTNSGVASWYDFAIAIFEEAKVLHFPLKVHRVSPITTLEYPTPAKRPAYSVLSGEKISQILGARPPQWRISLREMLTQLSIQK
- a CDS encoding 1,4-alpha-glucan-branching protein; the encoded protein is MDFISLWLAYQLNVVSPTPELARDFSDEEVKLILQVSSNEQQPNSTTQVNFNWSSQEDNENVAATAARSLQLALSGDHSNSLLSGVLSSLKQGIMRVMEALQQLIINVQGGQTEKEAIAEGELVTEPTYSQLRYLGIKDINNLTRLSAKEIDDFAPMKKKPVVSPDVESLRLASVEKLEREPQRDTFQPQVGTRFHDDGSLTLRVLVGNDYERLHVIGDFNNWGNVASLADYQLQPLPENPHIHAVTLPPGDYHKQQYRLVDQDGEHRVDLGATLLSTPGFNERFYNGERSDELNSVFWKPDPQTKAEGSPLDLRGKQLTIAETDVLSMALKWQCQNPKSSFYGDTGEDHIPRLYNFVRECGLPEAMAKLGYNTVEFMPLDTHVDFWEPGAEYLPDWRYSYQTISMYGKHADFGSPDELRQMINAFHDTDVAVLLDVVYSHYSPRGNNPPREFAPVGFSQYQAQDGSELYAGDWTEWGTRRFNYTPEVRKNLIDAGLVNLIDYGFDGLRIDNVNGIDAQPYGREFLKELTAAVDTYRPQSVVIGEGYFGDPYLNRARDAGGAGLLTTYSDRFYLWFTENLLKYTEEIDTWKLDYMLSQDWPLAMLYYPGNHDEFANPGNPFQARGRYLADAIDGGHHNQKIRSWSALTMFASSYYLDMFQLWTMQDGNLNSNAPIDWSQLTNDEVTEMVQFQGDMKRFFRAQPAFAPYNMHRNMLHWIDHDNKVIVFERIDFETGQRVYAVTNLGDNAIDNYKIPVYPEDAKFEIALDSDRAMYGGDGKNPTYTQAQDHEVEFSLDAYGVVGLVQADGYQPEPTGETPAAPSIERPRSDDYYFYQTYRP
- a CDS encoding DNA polymerase III subunit delta' (catalyzes the DNA-template-directed extension of the 3'-end of a DNA strand; the delta' subunit seems to interact with the gamma subunit to transfer the beta subunit on the DNA) — encoded protein: MTFSHLIGQEQAVELLTRAISCQRIAPAYLFSGPEGVGRYLAALEFSTLILTGKQAESLVRRKVNQQNHPDLLLVEPTYLQQGKLLTEAQAKAEGLKRKAPPQIRVEQIREIAQFLSRPPLEASRAVVIINEAQTMAEAAANALLKTLEEPGQATIILIAPSADALLPTLVSRCQRIPFSRLAKAELKQVLVQTNYHDIVEQDTILAIAQGSPGEAMIATEHLNSLPSRLLEQLKTLLNHQENASLAQIQLALTLAKEIAQTLDFKTQIWLVQYLQQWYWNNALQGTSPLTIRSRLEQLESTRKLLLNYVQPRLVWEVMFLNIIKRAMG
- the gcvT gene encoding glycine cleavage system aminomethyltransferase GcvT, which produces MTTTSNQTAQTPLYDLIVQQQARMTEFAGWEMPVQFSGLKPEHTAVREAVGMFDISHMGRFLLSGENLREQLQFLVPSDLSRLRAGESQYTVLLNPQGGIIDDFIFYYQGSDRAVAIVNAATKEKDKTWLLEQLKDTSVQLNDISQEQILLAVQGPKALATLDPLVKGEITSLKAFGHTEVSIFGETAFVSRTGYTGEDGVEMMLPIAAGRKLWTTLLEKGVTPCGLGARDTLRLEAALSLYSQDIDDTTTPLEAGLGWLVHLGSKGEFMGREVLAKQKAEGVNRRLVGLEMQGRGIARHDYPILCEGKEVGIVTSGTLSPTLGKAIALGYVPKSLAKVGQPLEVAIRGKKYPAQVVKKPFYRSNNPPPKG
- a CDS encoding phosphatase, translated to MSNWFSWIIPDRLAVGSLPQSDYAIAYLRRIGITSVLSLTMPREVKIPQAIHNQFVWKNVPIPDGAKGGIPDIKHFQQACAILLRWQQKNHVTYVHCLAGVGRSPSVCAAYIATIKGISLADAIAHVQDRHANAHPDPAQIAVMYQFLALSSAEKANF